The region CTCGACTCCTTGAGCCCCTGCAGCAGTCGGATCGTGCGCGGGATGTCCTCCGCACCCATGCCTGCCGTCGGCTCGTCGAGGAGCAGCACAGCCGGCTCCTGCGTGAGCGCCATAGCGATCTCGAGGCTCTTACGGTCTCCGTGCGACAGAGTGCTCGACGATTGGTGGCGCCGCTCCTCGAGTCCCACTGCCTCGAGCGCGTCGGTGATGCTCTGCTCGGGACGCGGGGTGGGCGACACGGGGTTCCGGTAGCGCGATCGATGGGCGTCGCGCGCGATCACGAGGTTCTGCTCGACGGTCTTCTCGAGGAAGTAGCGTGCGACCTGGAAGGTCCGCGCCACTCCCCTGTGGGCCAGCCGCTTCGCGCCGGCTCTGGTCGCGTCCCTCCCGAAGAAGGAGAGCGTGCCCTTGGTGGCGCGGTGCTCACCGGCCATCACGCCGAACAGCGTGGTCTTGCCCGCACCGTTGGGCCCGATGATGGCGACGGTCTCGCCCTCCTCGATGCTGAGGCTGACGTCCTGCACCACGGGTGGTCCGCCGTAGTTCTTGTAGACGTTGACGAGCTCGAGCGCGGTCATCGTGCCCTCCTCGCTCGGGAGATCAGGCCCGCGAGCCGTGACAGGACGCCGAGCACGCCACTGGGGAAGATGAGAACCACGGCGAGGAGGATCACGCCGAGGACGAGGGTCGCGTTCGAGGAGCTGCCGAAGACCAGTGCGTTGATGAACTGGAACAGGATCGCTCCGACCGCGGGACCCCAGAACCGCATCATCCCTCCGAGCAGAGCCATGATGATGATCTGGCCGCTGAACGTGAAGGCGAGGGTGCTGGGTGTGACGATCGAGCCCTGCTGGGCGAACAAGCCGCCCGCGAGCCCGGCGACGGCTCCCGCGAGCGTGAAGGCTGCGAGGCGCATCGACCGGACCGGGATGCCGATGGCGGCTGCCTTCACCGGGTCGTCCCTGATCGCGTTCAGGCTCTCCCCGAACGACGACAGGTTGATCCGCCTGAGGACGCCCATGACCACCGCGATCACGACGATCGAGTACCACCAGAACGAGGTCGGCGGGGTGATCGAAATGCCGAAGACCTCCCCGCGCGGAATGCCGTAGATGCCGTTGTCGCCCTCGAGCGCCGGGACGCGGAAGGTGAGCAGATAGGCGATCTGGCCCACGATCATCGTGAGCATGGCGAACTCGACCTTGGCGAGCCTCTGGCCGATCAATGCGATGACGACCGCCCCGAGAGCGGCGACCACCGCCGAGACGCCCAGGAACGCCAGCGCCCCCCACTCCTGGTCCTTCAGCAGGGCCGTGGTGTACGCGCCCAGTCCGAAGAACGCGGCGTGCCCGAAGGAGTAGATGCCCGTCCAGCCGAAGAGGACGCCGAGGCTGGTGGCCAAGAGGGCGTAGATGACCGCGATGCTCAGGATGTACTGCATGTTCGCGGGCATCACGAAGTACGCGATCGAGGTGAGCGCGAGGAAGATCAGGGGCTCGTAGACCGGCCTGAGATCGAATCGAGCACTCGCGATCCCCGGCAGGATGGAGGGGCCGGGTGATACGCGCGGAGGCGCCGTCCGGATCGGAGCGCTCATCATGCCCTCCCCAGCTTCGCGCTGCCCAGGAGCCCACGGGGTCTGATCAGCAGCACGACGGCCACCAGGATGTAGAACGTGAAGCCGGTCAGGTAGGGGGCGTAGGCCACGGCGAACGCCTCGGCCACACCGACCACCAGCGCGGCGACGAGCGATCCCGTCACCGATCCGAGACCACCGATGATGACGATCGCGAAGCTCTGCAGGATGAAGGAGTGGCCCAGACTGGGCGACACCGACACGTTCGGGGCGATCAGCGCGCCGGCCAGGCCGGCCAGGGCGGAGCCGAGGCCGAACACCAGCAGCATGACCCGCTTGGTATTCAGGCCCACGGCCTCGCCCATGACGGCGTCCTGAGCGACCGCTCGCACGGAGCGGCCGAAGCGGCTCCGGTTGATGAGCAGGTACAGGCCCGCGGCGACGAGTGCACCCACGACCACGAGCATGAGGTCGTAGACCGGGATCGTGGCACCGAGGATGGGGACACTGCCCGAGAGTACCTCCGGCTTGCTGACCGAGCGGGGGGAGTTGCCCCAGATCGCCTCCGCGGCACCCTCGACGATCAGGAGGATCGCGAAGGTCGCCAGGAGCATCGTGATGTGATCTCGACGATAGAGCCTGCGGACCACTGTGCTCTCCGTCACGAGTCCGAGGAGGGCCACCGCGGCGGCTCCCGCGAGGACCGCGACGATGAACGTCGGGATCGTCGGCAACGTCGTACCGAGAATCGAGGTGGCCAGCAGCGCACCGACGACGAAGAACGAGCCGTGCGCGAAGTTGAGCACGCCGATCACGCCGTAGATGAGCGTCAGTCCGCTCGCGACCAGGAAGAGCGGCACGCCGTACGCCACTCCGCTGATCAGCGTCGAGATCACAGTCACGAGTCAGTCCTCGTCTCGCTGCACCACGACGGTCTCGAGCACCTTGACGCTCTCCTCGGCCGAGGCGTCGCCCACGGTGTTCGTAATGACCACCGGCGGGTTCCCCTGATGCGTCGTCGCGTCGATCGTGATCTCACCACCGGGTGTGTCGAACGAGAGACCCTTCAGCGCCTCAACGACGGCGGCGGTGTCGGTCGAGTTCGCCTTCTCGATCGCCGCCTTCATCGCGAGCACGCCGACATAAGCGTCGTAACTCCAGTCGACCGGCAGCTTGCCCGTCTTGGCCCTGAAGTCCTCGACGAACCGGGCGTTCTCATCGTTGTCGAAGGCCGCGTAGTTGTAGTCGTAGGAGTTCCACACGTTGGGTGCGAGCCCATTCAGGGAGCGCGCGATCGGGTAGTACCCACCCGGGTTGACGATCACAGCGAACTTCGACGAGAGGTCGTAGGACGCGGCCTGCTGCAGGAAGGAGCCGGTACCGGAGCTGAACGTACCGAGGTACAGTGCACTCTTGGACGGGTCGCTGACGCCGTTGACAAGTTGCTGGGCCTGCAGCCCGAAGTTCTGCTCGCCGATCGGCACGAACGTCTCGCTCGTGACCTTCAGGTCGACGCCGTCCTCCTTGATGTCGTCCTGGTACAGGCCCCACTGCGTGTTGCCTGTCACGTAGTCGTACCCGAACGCGGAGTAGTCCGTCGCCTCCGGGAACTTCTCCGCGATCGTCTGAGCCAGCGGACCAATGAGAGCCGAGTCGTTGTTCGAGGTGCGGAAGAAGTTCTCGAACGGAGCGGCCTCGCCGTTCTGTCCGGTGAGTCCGTCGTTGGTGCATCCGGTGTCGACGAGAGCGACGTTCATACTCGCCAACTGAGGCGCGAGAGCGAGACAGCCTGCGCTCGACAGCATGCCGACGACGAGGTTGACGCCCGAGTTGGCCATGTTGCGTACAGCGGCGGTGGACGTCTCGGGGGTGGTCTGCTCGTCGCCGTTGGAGAGCTCCACCTGCCGGCCGAGGATGCCGCCGGCGGCGTTGATCTGCTCGACGGCGACCTCGGCGCCGGCGACCTGGTTCTCCCCGATCTCCGCGAGAGGACCGGTCTGCGGACCGACGACGCCGATCTTGATGGGGTCGTCACTGCCGCCGCCGGAACTGCCGGAGCATGCGGACAGGGCTCCGACCGTGGCGAGGACGGCCGCGACCGCGACCGCCTGTCGTGCGAAATTCCTCATTGAATTTTCCTTCGCTTGGTGTGGGTGGTGTTGCTGGTCAGAGGATCGCCAGAGCGTTCCCCGGGGAACCGGCAGCCCCCTGCAGGGGGAGCGGGGCGGCCGTGAAGAGGAAGTCGAATCGCCCCGCGCGAGCGCAGGCCGCGGACAGTGCCTCCAGGTCGAACAGCTCTGCGAGCGGGATCCCCAGCATCGGCAGGAGCCGCCGGTGGAGGGACCCGATCGCCGGGTCGCCGGGGACGGGTTCGACCGCGGGGAGGTCGGTGACGACCGCCGCGACGTGCCAGTCCCACAGCAGTCGTGCTGTGTCCTCGCCGGCGTGCAGGCCTGGGATCGCGGTCACTGAGTCGGCGTCGTGTGGGCGGTCCGCGTAGGCTGCCGGCCACCCGGTCCGGATGATCAGGATGTCGCCCTGCTCGACCCGGAGATCCTGAGATTCGGCCACCTCGCGGAGCAGGTCGGCCGAGATGGTGAACTCCTCGTCGCAGGGGATGCCTGGATGACCGTTGGCCACCAGGTATGCCTGCACGTCCAGCAGCACGCCGCGACCGACGATGCCGCGACGAGCCCAGGTCTGGATGCCGAGGTCGGCGTCCGTCGGATCGACGGCGGCCTCCACGCCTCCGAAGAACCCGAACTCGCGGGCCCGCACGTGGTAGAAGCCGTCCCACTGGCTCGACCCCTGCGGGAAGTAGTTGTCGAGCCTGTCGTCCTTGGTGTTGCGGTCGACGTCGAACTGCACGTGACGCACGGGCTCACGCCCGAACAGCGGCGGGTCGGGCTGGTTCACAGCGAGGCTCAGCGCGATGACCTCACCCGTCGTCACGGCGTGTGCCGCAGCCGCCACCTTCTCCGTGGTCAGAAGGTTGAGGGTGCCCAGGGTGTCACCTCGGCCGAAGTGGTCCCAGGAGTGCGGAAGTCCCAGCTTCTCGATGCGGGGCAAAGCCTCATAGGACGGAACGTCGTCGTTCATGTTCACGGGGTCAGTATTGACTTACGAACGCTCGTCAGTCAATACTTTCGGAAGAAATCCTCGCAAGGACCCGATCTCCTCCCCTCTGGTCCTCCGCCCTGGTCGAAGGAGCCCACGGTCGTGATCAAGACGCGTTTCACCTCTCTGTTCGGCGTCGCCGCGCCCGTCATGCAGGGCGGCATGCAGTGGATCGGCGACGCCGGGCTGGCGGCCGCCGTGTCCAATGCCGGCGGCCTCGGCACGATCACGGCGCTGACCTTTCCCACTCCCGAGGCGCTCGCCGAACAGGTCGCGCGATGCCGTGAGCTCACCGACCGGCCCTTCGCCGTCAACCTGACGACACTGCCGTCGATCGACCCGCCGCCCTACGGGGACTATCAAGACGTGATCATCGACATGGGCGTTCCCGTCGTGGAGACCTCGGGCTCGAATCCCGCGACGTTCGTGGAGACGTACCACCGAGCGGGGATCAAGGTGGTGCACAAGGCGACGAGCGTGAAGCACGCGCTGAAGGCCGAACAGGCCGGCGCGGATGCCGTGGCGGTGATCGGGTTCGAGGCCGCGGGCCACCCTGGGGAGCTGGACGTCCCGCTCTTCGTCCTGCTCGCCGCAGCTGCGCAGAAGCTGACCATCCCGGTGCTCGCCGCCGGAGGCATCGCCGACGGCCGTGGTCTGACCGCCGCCCTGGCACTCGGGGCGGAGGGCGTTCTGATGGCGACACGGTTCATGGCGACCACCGAGGCCTCGATCCACGACCGGGTCAAGCAGGAGCTGGTCGCCCGCGACGAGCTGCAGACCAATCTGATCTTCCGGCAGTTGCGCAACACGGCTCGGGTGTCCAAGAACTCGGTGTCCGACGAGGTCGTCTCGATCCTGGCCGCTGGCGGAGAGTTCGGCGACGTGCGCGCGTTGGTCGCCGGTCGTCGGGGACGAACGGTCTACGAGACCGGCGACCTCGAAGCGGGCATCTGGTGGGCAGGGCTCTCGCAGGCCCTCATCCACGACGTGCCGACCTGTGCCGACCTGATCTCGCGGATGGTCGACGAGGCCGAGGACACGATCGCACACACACTCGCCGCGGACATCGCCTGAGGGCCGCGGCGTCCAGCGACAGGAGGAGAACATGAAGATCGTCGTCTTGATCAAGCAGGTGCCGGACACCTACGGCGAGCGTCGGCTGGACACGACCAGCGGGCGGATCGACCGCAGCATCGATCCCGTGATCGACGAGATCACGGAGCGCGCCATCGAGGTGGCGCTCACGGAGAAGGACAGGAGCGACGCTGAGGTCGTGCTGCTCACGATGGGTCCAGCGTCGGCGGTCGAAATGCTCCGCAGGGGACTCGCGATCGGAGCGGATCGAGCGGTTCACGTGCTCGACGATGCGCTAGCCGGATCGGACATGCTGCGCACCTCCGCCGTGCTCGCGGCCGCTCTGCGCAGGGAGGGATTCGACCTGGTCATCACGGGCAACGAGTCGACCGACGGGCGCGGAGGGTCGATGGCGGCCATGCTCTCCGAGCAGCTGAGCGTGCCTCATGCCACCTACCTCAACGCCGTGGAGATCACGCCGCAGTCCGTCGGCGGCGAGCGAGCAGGAGAGCGCGGAACCCGCGTGATCCGGGCGACGCTTCCCGCGGTGATCTCGATCACTGAACGAAACCCCGAGGCCCGGTTCCCCTCATTCAAGGGATCGATGCGCGCCAAGAAGAAGCCCCTCGAGACGCTGTCGGCATCCGACCTCGCCTCAGGTCTGCCCGCTTCCCGTTCACGGATCCTGACCGCGACCGCCCGCCCCGCCCGCACCGCTGGGCGCAAGGTGATCGACGACGGCTCAGCTGCCGGCGAGCTCGTCGACTACCTGACGTCCTCCCACCTGATCTGACCTTCCTGAGATAGGAGCCTCGCCATGACGAACGCCCTCGCCCTCATCGGCCTCACCCCCGACGGCACCGTCCCCCCGGCCGCAGCAGCCCTCCTCGCGGGAGCAGCCCGACTCGGCACTCCCGTAGCCGTCGTCGTGACTGGCGGCGCGCTCGACGAGCCGACCATATCCGCGCTGGGCGCCTCCGGTGCACGACAGGTGCTGCACTACACGGCCGATGACCTCGCCGAGTCGCTGCTGACACCCGTCGTGGATGCGCTGGCCGCTGCCGTCGAGTCCGCCCAACCCTCGGCGGTGCTGCTCGAGAACGTGATCGACGGCCGGGAGGTCGCCGGTCGTCTGGCCGTCCGGCTCGGCAGCGGGATGGTCGTCGACATCGTCGACATCCGCGACCAGGACGGCCTCCCCGTCGCCACCACGTCCGTGCTCGGCGGGGCCTACACCGTCGAGTCTGTGACGGACGGCGGTCCGCTCATCGCGACCGTGCGGCAGGGTGCGATCGAGGGAACGGCAGCCGCCGTGACCGCCGAGGTGATCAGTGCAGCGCTTCCGCCCTCGGCGATGCCCTCGGCCGTCGTCGAGTCGTCGAACGACGCGCAGGTGACATCGGGCCGACCCGAGCTGCGCGCAGCGACGCGAGTGGTCTCCGGCGGACGCGGACTGCAGTCCAAGGAGAACTTCGTCCTCGTCGAGCAGCTCGCCGATGCCCTGGGGGCAGCGGTCGGCGCTTCGCGAGCGGCCGTGGACGCGGGGTACGTCCCGCAGTCCGCGCAGGTCGGACAGACCGGGGTGACCGTGTCGCCACAGCTCTACGTCGCACTGGGGATCTCTGGCGCCATCCAGCATCGCGCCGGCATGCAGACCGCGAAGACGATAGTCGCCATCAACAGGGATCCGGATGCACCCATCTTCGACATCGCCGACTTCGGCATCGTCGGCGATGTGTTCACCGTCGTGCCGCAGATCATCGAGAAGATCGGCACGGCGGCCCGATGAGTCGGATCGCGGAGCGACTTCCGGCCATGCGGTCGAGTCGGTGGTTCCGACTCGTCTGGATCGCACCCCTCGCGATCGTGTTGATGCTGGGGATCGTGCTCGGTGCGCAGGCGTTCCGCGGCAGTGAGGCGGGTGAGCAGTTCCTTGCCACCTACCCGGGCGAGTCCCATCTGCCTGAATGGGCGCCGGTCGGCTTCCCCGCCTGGCTCGCCTGGCAGCACGGCATCAACGCGTTCCTGATGGTCTTCATCATCAAGTCCGGATGGCTCGTGCGAACCACCACGCGACCGTCGATGTACTGGACACGCGTCAACGGCCGGCCCATCCGCACCAAGAACGCGCCGAAGAAGATCAGCATCGACCTCTGGCTCCACATCGTCACCGACACCCTGTGGCTCGTGAACGGCGTGGTCTTCTTCGTGCTACTGTTCGCCACGGGTCAGTGGACGCGAATCGTCCCGACCTCGTGGGACGTCTTCCCGAATGCGATATCGGCCGCGATCCAATACGCATCGCTCACCTGGCCTACGGAGGACGGCTGGGTCAACTACAACGCGCTCCAACTCTTGAGCTACTTCGCCGTCGTCTTCGTCGTGGCCCCGCTCTCCATCCTCACGGGCCTTCGCATGTCGCCGTCCTGGCCCCGTGACGCTCAGCGCCTGAACCGGGTGTTCCCGATCGAGGCGGCGCGCGCGATGCACTTCCCCCTCATGATCGTCTTCGTCGCCTTCATCGTGGTGCACGTCACGCTCGTGCTCTCGACAGGGGCCCTGCGGAACCTCAACCACATGTACGCGGTGTCCGACGAGACCAACTGGGTCGGCTTCTGGGTGTTCGTCGGATCCATCGTCCTCATCGCCGCGGCGTGGATCGCGCTTCGACCGATGACTCTGCGCGTCATCGCCTCCACGACGGGTACGATCACGCGCAACTGACGGTCACCGGCCCGTCAGCGGAGCGAGTCGCGGCGAGGAGCCCATCGACGTGACCTTCTCCCCCGTGACCTATCGTTCGAGGACGAGTGCGAGGCCCTGGCCCACGCCGATGCAGATGGCCACGACCGCTACTCCCGATCCTCGTCGGGCGAGCTCGTGGGCGGCATGACCGATGATGCGACCCCCCGAAGCTCCCAGGGGATGTCCGATCGCGAGCGCCCCGCCGTGGATGTTGAGTCGTTCGGGATCCAGTTCCGGCCAGCCCTTGAGGCAGGCGAGCGACTGGGAGGCGAAGGCTTCGTTCAGCTCCACGAGGTCTACGTCCGCCCAGGTGCGCCCCGCTCGAGCGAGAGCCTTGTTGGCCGCCTCGATCGGGGCGATGGGGAAGTCCTGAGGGTCGACACCGTGGGCGGCCCGGCCGGCGATCCGAGCGAGTGGATCACCGGGCAGCGCTCCCTCCGCTGCGACGAGCACCGCGGACGCCCCATCGTTGATCGACGACGAGTTCCCGGCGGTCACGGTTCCGTCCTTGGCGAACAGGGCCTTCAACGAGGCGAGCTTCTCGACCGTCGAGTCTGACCGGATGCCCTCGTCGCGTTGCATCTCCACGCCGGGCACCTGGACGATCTCCGGATCGTAGAGTCCCGCGGCCCAGGCGTCCGCCGCGAGACGGTGTGAACGCACGGAGAACTCGTCCTGCGCTTCGCGGCTGACACCCCATTCCTGTGCGATGTGCTCGGCTGCCTCTCCGTTGCTGATCGTCCATTCGGGCGGGAGGGCCTTGTTCACCATCCGCCAGCCGATGGAGGTGTTCCAGAGAGTCTGGTTGCCGACGGAGGGCCAGGCCTTGGGCGACTTCTCGACGACGAACGGCGCCCGACTCATCGATTCGACACCACCGGCCAGGATCAGGTCGGCATCTCCCGCCTCGATCGCCCTGGAGGCTTGGATGACCGCCTCGACAGACGACGCGCAGAGGCGGTTGACGGTCGTTCCGGTGACGGTGGTGGGGAATCCCGCGAGCAGCGCTCCGAAGCGAGCGACGTTGCGGTTGTCCTCCCCCGCCTGGTTCGCGTCGCCGAAGATCACATCGTCGACCCGCGCGGGATCGACGTCGGCGCGATCGACGATGGTCCGCATCACCGCGGCGGCGAGGTCATCGGGGCGCACTCCCGACAGCGCACCACCCGCCCTGCCGAAGGGAGTGCGCACGGCGTCGTACACGAAGCTGGCGGACATGTCAGGCCTTCTCTCCCAGGTCGAGACCGGTCAGGTGTTCGAGCTCCTCATGGGTGGTGTCGTCGAACAGCTCGCGCACCCGGAACCCCTCCGGGGTGACGTTGAAGACAGCGCGTTCCGTGTAGACGCGAGACACGCAGCCGACGCCGGTCAGCGGATAGCTGCATCGCTCGACGAGCTTGGACTCGCCGGACTTGGTGAGCAGGTCCGTCATGACGAACACCTGCTTCGCACCGATCGCGAGATCCATCGCGCCACCGACGGCGGGGATCGCGCCCGGGGCCCCGGTCGACCAGTTCGCGAGGTCGCCCGTGCTGCTCACCTGGAACGCCCCGAGCACGCAGACGTCGAGGTGCCCGCCTCGCATCATGGCGAAGGAGTCGGCATGGTGGAAGAAGGCCGCTCCGGGCAAGGCCGTCACAGCCTGCTTGCC is a window of Cnuibacter physcomitrellae DNA encoding:
- a CDS encoding ABC transporter ATP-binding protein; the protein is MTALELVNVYKNYGGPPVVQDVSLSIEEGETVAIIGPNGAGKTTLFGVMAGEHRATKGTLSFFGRDATRAGAKRLAHRGVARTFQVARYFLEKTVEQNLVIARDAHRSRYRNPVSPTPRPEQSITDALEAVGLEERRHQSSSTLSHGDRKSLEIAMALTQEPAVLLLDEPTAGMGAEDIPRTIRLLQGLKESRGDLTIVITAHDMEVVFALADRVVLMANGRIALQGEPAAVRDDPMTREIYLGNSFEADAS
- a CDS encoding branched-chain amino acid ABC transporter permease; translated protein: MSAPIRTAPPRVSPGPSILPGIASARFDLRPVYEPLIFLALTSIAYFVMPANMQYILSIAVIYALLATSLGVLFGWTGIYSFGHAAFFGLGAYTTALLKDQEWGALAFLGVSAVVAALGAVVIALIGQRLAKVEFAMLTMIVGQIAYLLTFRVPALEGDNGIYGIPRGEVFGISITPPTSFWWYSIVVIAVVMGVLRRINLSSFGESLNAIRDDPVKAAAIGIPVRSMRLAAFTLAGAVAGLAGGLFAQQGSIVTPSTLAFTFSGQIIIMALLGGMMRFWGPAVGAILFQFINALVFGSSSNATLVLGVILLAVVLIFPSGVLGVLSRLAGLISRARRAR
- a CDS encoding branched-chain amino acid ABC transporter permease, producing the protein MTVISTLISGVAYGVPLFLVASGLTLIYGVIGVLNFAHGSFFVVGALLATSILGTTLPTIPTFIVAVLAGAAAVALLGLVTESTVVRRLYRRDHITMLLATFAILLIVEGAAEAIWGNSPRSVSKPEVLSGSVPILGATIPVYDLMLVVVGALVAAGLYLLINRSRFGRSVRAVAQDAVMGEAVGLNTKRVMLLVFGLGSALAGLAGALIAPNVSVSPSLGHSFILQSFAIVIIGGLGSVTGSLVAALVVGVAEAFAVAYAPYLTGFTFYILVAVVLLIRPRGLLGSAKLGRA
- a CDS encoding ABC transporter substrate-binding protein translates to MRNFARQAVAVAAVLATVGALSACSGSSGGGSDDPIKIGVVGPQTGPLAEIGENQVAGAEVAVEQINAAGGILGRQVELSNGDEQTTPETSTAAVRNMANSGVNLVVGMLSSAGCLALAPQLASMNVALVDTGCTNDGLTGQNGEAAPFENFFRTSNNDSALIGPLAQTIAEKFPEATDYSAFGYDYVTGNTQWGLYQDDIKEDGVDLKVTSETFVPIGEQNFGLQAQQLVNGVSDPSKSALYLGTFSSGTGSFLQQAASYDLSSKFAVIVNPGGYYPIARSLNGLAPNVWNSYDYNYAAFDNDENARFVEDFRAKTGKLPVDWSYDAYVGVLAMKAAIEKANSTDTAAVVEALKGLSFDTPGGEITIDATTHQGNPPVVITNTVGDASAEESVKVLETVVVQRDED
- a CDS encoding cyclase family protein gives rise to the protein MPRIEKLGLPHSWDHFGRGDTLGTLNLLTTEKVAAAAHAVTTGEVIALSLAVNQPDPPLFGREPVRHVQFDVDRNTKDDRLDNYFPQGSSQWDGFYHVRAREFGFFGGVEAAVDPTDADLGIQTWARRGIVGRGVLLDVQAYLVANGHPGIPCDEEFTISADLLREVAESQDLRVEQGDILIIRTGWPAAYADRPHDADSVTAIPGLHAGEDTARLLWDWHVAAVVTDLPAVEPVPGDPAIGSLHRRLLPMLGIPLAELFDLEALSAACARAGRFDFLFTAAPLPLQGAAGSPGNALAIL
- a CDS encoding NAD(P)H-dependent flavin oxidoreductase, with amino-acid sequence MRKSQLLDAGQSLIGRNVVVHVHGVSIDLRTLVSQYFRKKSSQGPDLLPSGPPPWSKEPTVVIKTRFTSLFGVAAPVMQGGMQWIGDAGLAAAVSNAGGLGTITALTFPTPEALAEQVARCRELTDRPFAVNLTTLPSIDPPPYGDYQDVIIDMGVPVVETSGSNPATFVETYHRAGIKVVHKATSVKHALKAEQAGADAVAVIGFEAAGHPGELDVPLFVLLAAAAQKLTIPVLAAGGIADGRGLTAALALGAEGVLMATRFMATTEASIHDRVKQELVARDELQTNLIFRQLRNTARVSKNSVSDEVVSILAAGGEFGDVRALVAGRRGRTVYETGDLEAGIWWAGLSQALIHDVPTCADLISRMVDEAEDTIAHTLAADIA
- a CDS encoding electron transfer flavoprotein subunit beta/FixA family protein, which encodes MKIVVLIKQVPDTYGERRLDTTSGRIDRSIDPVIDEITERAIEVALTEKDRSDAEVVLLTMGPASAVEMLRRGLAIGADRAVHVLDDALAGSDMLRTSAVLAAALRREGFDLVITGNESTDGRGGSMAAMLSEQLSVPHATYLNAVEITPQSVGGERAGERGTRVIRATLPAVISITERNPEARFPSFKGSMRAKKKPLETLSASDLASGLPASRSRILTATARPARTAGRKVIDDGSAAGELVDYLTSSHLI
- a CDS encoding electron transfer flavoprotein subunit alpha/FixB family protein, coding for MTNALALIGLTPDGTVPPAAAALLAGAARLGTPVAVVVTGGALDEPTISALGASGARQVLHYTADDLAESLLTPVVDALAAAVESAQPSAVLLENVIDGREVAGRLAVRLGSGMVVDIVDIRDQDGLPVATTSVLGGAYTVESVTDGGPLIATVRQGAIEGTAAAVTAEVISAALPPSAMPSAVVESSNDAQVTSGRPELRAATRVVSGGRGLQSKENFVLVEQLADALGAAVGASRAAVDAGYVPQSAQVGQTGVTVSPQLYVALGISGAIQHRAGMQTAKTIVAINRDPDAPIFDIADFGIVGDVFTVVPQIIEKIGTAAR
- a CDS encoding cytochrome b/b6 domain-containing protein; translated protein: MRSSRWFRLVWIAPLAIVLMLGIVLGAQAFRGSEAGEQFLATYPGESHLPEWAPVGFPAWLAWQHGINAFLMVFIIKSGWLVRTTTRPSMYWTRVNGRPIRTKNAPKKISIDLWLHIVTDTLWLVNGVVFFVLLFATGQWTRIVPTSWDVFPNAISAAIQYASLTWPTEDGWVNYNALQLLSYFAVVFVVAPLSILTGLRMSPSWPRDAQRLNRVFPIEAARAMHFPLMIVFVAFIVVHVTLVLSTGALRNLNHMYAVSDETNWVGFWVFVGSIVLIAAAWIALRPMTLRVIASTTGTITRN
- a CDS encoding thiolase family protein, which encodes MSASFVYDAVRTPFGRAGGALSGVRPDDLAAAVMRTIVDRADVDPARVDDVIFGDANQAGEDNRNVARFGALLAGFPTTVTGTTVNRLCASSVEAVIQASRAIEAGDADLILAGGVESMSRAPFVVEKSPKAWPSVGNQTLWNTSIGWRMVNKALPPEWTISNGEAAEHIAQEWGVSREAQDEFSVRSHRLAADAWAAGLYDPEIVQVPGVEMQRDEGIRSDSTVEKLASLKALFAKDGTVTAGNSSSINDGASAVLVAAEGALPGDPLARIAGRAAHGVDPQDFPIAPIEAANKALARAGRTWADVDLVELNEAFASQSLACLKGWPELDPERLNIHGGALAIGHPLGASGGRIIGHAAHELARRGSGVAVVAICIGVGQGLALVLER
- a CDS encoding 3-oxoacid CoA-transferase subunit B; this translates as MTGLSRDELAQRIASDIPDGAYVNLGIGAPTMVANYLPRDIEIILHTENGLLGMGKAPAPDLVDPDLINAGKQAVTALPGAAFFHHADSFAMMRGGHLDVCVLGAFQVSSTGDLANWSTGAPGAIPAVGGAMDLAIGAKQVFVMTDLLTKSGESKLVERCSYPLTGVGCVSRVYTERAVFNVTPEGFRVRELFDDTTHEELEHLTGLDLGEKA